In Deltaproteobacteria bacterium, the DNA window ATGGCATCGCCGGCATTTTCATAAATCATACGGTAGCGTTCCTCGGAATGTCTTAAAGCCTCTTCCGTTTCCAGACGTTTCTTTAACTCGTTATCCAATTCTTTAAAGGCACTCTTGGTGCGTTGACAGATTGTATTGATTGCGTCCACTAATTGATCGATCTCATCCGGGTAAGAGTTTTTTTTCCGACGTCTGGTCAGGTTTAAAGAAAGATCAGTTTGGGTCAGGTCAAATTTGCTGAAGTATTCTACAAGGGTTTCCAAAGGCCGGGAGACCATGCCCTGGAAAATAATCAGAACAAAAAAGGCCATTATAAAAATCCGAATCCCGGAGATTGGAAAAATGAGGACAAATTCTTTGAATAAATTTTTATACACATTTGTTAATCCGGTTTGGATCGATAAGGTCCCCAGGTGCCAGGGTTTGTTTTTATGGTAGTAATAGATGGGAAAGGTTTGAACGGGACCGGGATATTTAGGAGGGGTGCCACAAACCGCAATGACCTGGTTTTTATCTTCTATTTTGGCCCATTCCAAATTGGGGATCCTGACAATTTCTTCCAGTTGGGCCTGGACCAGGCCCCGGTCCATCCCCTTCAGGCTGGAGGCTAAACCGGGCAAGGCATTTTGGCAGATTCTTCGGCTTTCTCGTTGTAAGGATCGGATCTGATCGCGGTAAGAAAAAGAGAGATGGATAAAGATGTCCAAGATAACAAGGATCAGGCTGAGTATAAATAATATCCGGATAAACTTCCAGACAATCAATTGTCGCAACTTTTTGCTTTTCATAAGTCGATCGAATTCCTAAACGGTTCCTAAAGCGCTGATCGGCCATTGAAAGATTAATGAAGAAAGGATTCATCTTCCTTGCCGTTCAGACACTGTCGGGATATCACCGGTTCTCGGTTTAAAAGCCTCCCGGTATCTTCCCTGACGGCTTGCCTGTCGGTTTCCAGGACCTTCCGGATTACCTGGGCTATCTCAGACCGGACAATGGGTTTCATAACTAATTCCTTGATCCCGATAGACCTGACTTGCTCCAGGTT includes these proteins:
- a CDS encoding PAS domain S-box protein, with amino-acid sequence MKSKKLRQLIVWKFIRILFILSLILVILDIFIHLSFSYRDQIRSLQRESRRICQNALPGLASSLKGMDRGLVQAQLEEIVRIPNLEWAKIEDKNQVIAVCGTPPKYPGPVQTFPIYYYHKNKPWHLGTLSIQTGLTNVYKNLFKEFVLIFPISGIRIFIMAFFVLIIFQGMVSRPLETLVEYFSKFDLTQTDLSLNLTRRRKKNSYPDEIDQLVDAINTICQRTKSAFKELDNELKKRLETEEALRHSEERYRMIYENAGDAIYTYDSDLRLTGLNRKAVDLIGYPENELIGRDIFEL